The nucleotide window AAATTATAGGAAATTTTTTCCCCTTTTCAGATAATTTAAGAATATTCCTGAAGTACGGGTATTTGCATTATTAAACATGGGGTAGTAAAATCATGAATAAACAACGGATTGACTTCCATTTATGGAGAAGGGTAAACACCGGGTGTGGTTAATCCGTTAAATGGTTTTTTATTATGAGTGATAGAGTTCCCATTTTGATCGTTGACTCTGACGAGGCCAGCAGCCTTCTTTTGAAAGAAATACTGCTTTCGGTTTTGCCCCATATTTATAAGATTTTATTGATGTCTGACGGCAGCGAGGCGGCTGACGTATGCCGCAGGGAAAAACCCAAAGCGGTGTTTACAGAGATCCGGGTAAAAGGTATGGATGGGATCCGGCTCACGAAATACATTAAGGAATTAGATCCCGGTATCCCCGTTATCATACAGACAGCCATTCCAAGGGAGCATGTTAGACAGCAGGTATGCGAATGCTGCTGCGATGGCTACCTTACAAAGCCGCTAGACCTCACGGAACTGAGAAAGCAACTGAAATCGGTTTTTCATCTTACTTGATTTACAGGAATTCCATTTGGTTTCTGTTCTTTATTACATCTTTTTTATCTTTGCCATGCCTCCCACCGGTAAAACGATACATGTGTTGGCATATTTCAGATAAATGAGTGAATATGAAAGATAAACCTTGTGAAACCCCGGTTGCTTCAATCGGGAAATACAAAGTATATCAACTGGATAAGGAAACAGCCACCTGTTATATTGATTCTATTGTAGAGCTTGTCAATTACATTCCCATGAAGGAGTATACCCGTGAAGAGGTTTTGGGCGATTATCATCCGGCGCGGACTATTTACGGCAAGTGGCAGCACAGCCTGATCGGATTTGATGGCAGCAAACCCATTGCCGTGCTGATTGCCTATGAACGACAAGCAGAAGATCATCCCGGCTACCGGGAAAACAGCATTTACATCAGTGAGCTGGCGGTGGATAAGGCATACCGCAGACAGGGCATTGCCCGGGAAATGCTGAAGATATTTTTCCGGCACAGCTCCCGGTTTCAATACTTACGGGGGGCTCCGGTTTATACCATCCAAACCAATGCTGCGAAATGGAACGAGCCGGTTCAAAACCTATATGAATCATTCGGCTATGAACCGGCCGGTACCAAAAAATATGAGAACAGAACGGATGTGGTGCTCAAAAAACGGCCCACCTGATGTGCAACCTCACCATGGTGCTTTTTATATTTTGTAATCCCGGTATATCGAACCCCAGGGCTCCCTCATCCAGCGGGTCAACAGTTGGTTGGCTGCAAAATTGTCTATAAACTCTTCTTTTTCGGGATCCCAGTCCAGATCTTGATTGAGCATCATGGCAATGTTGCCAAGATGGGCAATGGAGATGGAGCGATGGGCCACTTCGGCCGGCGCTATTGGCTCCTCACGGGAGATCACACAATCGATGAAATTCCTAAAATGGTTGTCGCTCTTATATAAATTGACTTCATCCGGTCCGATCTCTACATCTTCAAGGCTCTCCGGCTTAACCGTGTGTTTCTGCCTGCCGGCCCACACTTCTCCCTCGGTGCCCTTGAACGTGACCCCAAGGTCTTTATCGCTTTGAATGATCAGTTCCACCCCGTTCTCATAAATGCATTCAAAGTAGAATTCAGTGGCGGTATTCCATATGGGATGGTCGGACCATTTGGATTTTGGATTCCGGATTTTGACCGGCCCGGTATATTCGGTATTCATACCCCATTGTGCAATATCGGGGTGATGGCCGCCCCAGTCGGTTACATTCCCTCCGGAATAATCGAGCACCCACCTGAAATTGACATGGGTACGTGCCGGGCAGTAGTTCGCTTCGGGAGCCGGGCCCAGCCACATGTCGTAATTGAAGCCGTCCGGCACAGGTTCGGTTTCAGTTAAATGCCCTGTATTTCCAAAGTCGGGCGTGCCTCCTGGCAGTCCGCATACCACTGTCTGCAGCTCTCCAATCTTTCCGTTTCGTACCAGTTCACAAACCCTGCGGAAGTGATGGTTGGAACGCTGCTGGCTTCCGGTTTGAAATACGATATTGTTCTTTTTTACCGAATCGCTCATGTCTCTTCCTTCCTGAACCGTCAGAGAAAGGGGTTTCTGGCAGTAGATATCTTTTCCTGCGGCTGCCGCCATCATGACGGGGATGGCATGCCAGTGGTCCGGAGTGGCGATTTCCACCGCGTCAATATCCTTCAGATTGACGACCTCCCGGAAATCCTCAAATCCACGGCAGGATCTGTGTTTTTTGCCGTACTTTTCCGAATAGGCTTGGTCAACCATATTCATAAGATATGCTCTACCTGCCACCGCACCATCCCAGTAGCCGTCACTTTTTTTATTTACATCACAGATGGTGGTAATCTGAACCCTTTCATCGTTAAGGAATGAACGGGCATCATTGCATCCCTGGTTACCGGCGCCGATGAAAGCCAGGTTGATTCTGTCCGACGGGGGTACATGCCCGTTTTTCCCCATTGCAGAGGCAGGGATGATAGTTGGGGCGGCGACAAGCGCTGTGGCAGCCGCTGCCGTTCTTTTTAAAAATGTTCTTCGCGTTACCATATTGCTTTTAATTTTAGGTGTTTTCCGTAAACCAGACGGAAAAAATTTTTATAAAATTGATAAAAAATCGGGACACGCCCAAGCCAATTCTGGCCTACTTTATTCTTACCGCAGCTTTAGCGGCAAACAAATATCTTTTGACCTGATGATAGGTATCGATCTCAAAGTTATGGAATTTAACTTTTTTTGAACCACATAGGAAAGATAAGATTTCACATAGATTTATCATTTAAGCAACTGGGGTGTATTCTCAATTTTCTCCATCCACAGAAGTTTCTATTTCATTTGGTTATTTTTTATTTATGGGCAAATGAACCCCGATAAGGCACACCCAACCTAAACCCGCATGTTGGTCATGCTTTTGTTGTGTAAGATTACTGTAAGCGGATTTTATTCCAAAATAACCATTACAATATTTTGCACAAATAGCGGCTTACAGAAAACCTTATTTTTAGTTGCTCAACCTTCGTAGCCATGAAATACCCAATGATAACCAACCTTATTACCTTATTCTCCGGAAGAATATAACAACTGGATGTAAAAAAATAAGGTAATAAGGTTAAGTGATGGGGAGATGCCTTATGGCTACTAATGTTTAATATAAAGAAAAATAAGGTTTTTCAACTTTCTTGTTTTACTTAATGAAAAAAAATTTGTTATTCACAATATTTCTTTCTATGTGTTAGCCTATGTAAACTATGTGCCCCCGCCTGCTGCGGGCAGGACCGCCTGCCAGCGGGCAGGTATGTGGTTCAATATATTAATCAAATGATTTTTATGATCAGTCCAAAGAAAGGCTTACATAAAATTTAGAAATTGAAGTGCAGCGAAACTTTGCCAAAACTATTTATATCAATGAACACAACAAAATCGTTTTGCATACATTTGATGCGATATTGTTAATGGCATAAAACAAAGGGAGACCATTATGAAAAGCAGGATCAAAATATTGTTTCTGGCTTCTCTGATGCTGATTCCTGAGATTTTTAAGGGACAGAACAGGGAATCCTTCTCCGAGGAAATAACGGCCTTTGAATCTTTTTTGAAAAACCAGATGGAAGTGGACCGTATTCCGGGGCTTTCTGTCGGTTTTTACAAAGGCGATTTCATGTGGGCCGAAGGTTATGGGAAGATAGACCTGGAGAATGAAGTGGAAGCTACTGCCCAAAGCGCTTACCGGTTGGCTTCCGTTACCAAGTCGATGACTGCGGTGGCCATCATGCAGCTTCAGGAAGAAGGCAAACTGGATATTGATGATCCGGTCAGAAAGTACGTGCCCTATTTTCCCCGGAAAAAATGGGAGGTTACGTTGCGTCAGCTTATGGGCCATCTCGGGGGAATCAGTCATTACCAGGACTATGAGGAAGAAGGCTCCATCAGGGAGCATATGGATACGCGGGAGGCCATAGAGATCTTCAAAGATTTTGAATTGGTCGCCCAACCGGGTACCCAATACAATTACTCCAGCTATGGTTACAATCTGCTGGGAGCCGCCGTAGAAGGTGCCGCTGGTGTGCCTTACGGTAAGTACCTGCGGGAAAATATATGGGAGCCTTTGGATATGGACCATACCTGGATGGATGCTCCTGATCAGATCATACCCAAAAGGGCCGAAGGGTACCGCCTGGAATTCGGTGAGCTGAAAAGCTCGGAGTTTGTGAATATCAGCAGCCGTTTTGCCGCCGGGGGGACCCGCTCTACCGTGGTGGATATGTTGAAATATGCCCGTGGGCTGAATGAAGGAGCCATTTTATCTGACAAGAGCACCCGGATGATGGAGACATCCATGAACACGGCTGACGGCCGGCGAACCGATTACGGCATGGGCTGGCATGTAGATCCGGTTAACGGGCATTTTAAAGCCTCCCATACCGGCGGCCAGCCTGAGACCCGCACCATGCTGTTGCGTTTTCCTGCTGAGGATTTTGCCATTGCCCTGGCTTATAATCTTGAAGGAGGAAGCCAGCGTGCCATTGCCCGGCGTCTCTATCAGCTTATTATGGGCGAAGCCTGGAATGTGAAGCCTTATTCCGGAAGTGAGTTCGACAATGCCCTGATAGACGGTATATGGGATGTGTACAACTACGGAATGGCCTATTATGATTACCGTAACAAACCCCGCAATACCGATCCCGGAGAGATGGAAAGATCCTTCCGTTTTCTGAACAACACACTGAACCCCGATTCGCTCCGTGAGAATTTTGAAACCGTAAAACAAAAGATTGATTTGGGAATCCATCCGAAGGCCCGAAAGGCATATGTACGGGTAGGCTCGCATATGATCGCATCTCTGGTGGATCACTATGGTAAGGACCGTATGGAATACTATCACAGGAACGGGGCTTTTGCCTTGTTTGAAGATTACCTGGAGCTCACCCCTTCACAGGGCAA belongs to Bacteroidales bacterium and includes:
- a CDS encoding GNAT family N-acetyltransferase — its product is MKDKPCETPVASIGKYKVYQLDKETATCYIDSIVELVNYIPMKEYTREEVLGDYHPARTIYGKWQHSLIGFDGSKPIAVLIAYERQAEDHPGYRENSIYISELAVDKAYRRQGIAREMLKIFFRHSSRFQYLRGAPVYTIQTNAAKWNEPVQNLYESFGYEPAGTKKYENRTDVVLKKRPT
- a CDS encoding response regulator, whose translation is MSDRVPILIVDSDEASSLLLKEILLSVLPHIYKILLMSDGSEAADVCRREKPKAVFTEIRVKGMDGIRLTKYIKELDPGIPVIIQTAIPREHVRQQVCECCCDGYLTKPLDLTELRKQLKSVFHLT
- a CDS encoding beta-lactamase family protein; the encoded protein is MKSRIKILFLASLMLIPEIFKGQNRESFSEEITAFESFLKNQMEVDRIPGLSVGFYKGDFMWAEGYGKIDLENEVEATAQSAYRLASVTKSMTAVAIMQLQEEGKLDIDDPVRKYVPYFPRKKWEVTLRQLMGHLGGISHYQDYEEEGSIREHMDTREAIEIFKDFELVAQPGTQYNYSSYGYNLLGAAVEGAAGVPYGKYLRENIWEPLDMDHTWMDAPDQIIPKRAEGYRLEFGELKSSEFVNISSRFAAGGTRSTVVDMLKYARGLNEGAILSDKSTRMMETSMNTADGRRTDYGMGWHVDPVNGHFKASHTGGQPETRTMLLRFPAEDFAIALAYNLEGGSQRAIARRLYQLIMGEAWNVKPYSGSEFDNALIDGIWDVYNYGMAYYDYRNKPRNTDPGEMERSFRFLNNTLNPDSLRENFETVKQKIDLGIHPKARKAYVRVGSHMIASLVDHYGKDRMEYYHRNGAFALFEDYLELTPSQGNRWPVNEGLTEKIRAYQNDWSEVWSGYNRQLFIASWNDPDEILQRLNLRAAEKSIHPDYTSKLANALFEKFLDENGNGSVDPAEQFISLYPESAVPYLTKGHLHILKGEKDQAE
- a CDS encoding Gfo/Idh/MocA family oxidoreductase; this encodes MVTRRTFLKRTAAAATALVAAPTIIPASAMGKNGHVPPSDRINLAFIGAGNQGCNDARSFLNDERVQITTICDVNKKSDGYWDGAVAGRAYLMNMVDQAYSEKYGKKHRSCRGFEDFREVVNLKDIDAVEIATPDHWHAIPVMMAAAAGKDIYCQKPLSLTVQEGRDMSDSVKKNNIVFQTGSQQRSNHHFRRVCELVRNGKIGELQTVVCGLPGGTPDFGNTGHLTETEPVPDGFNYDMWLGPAPEANYCPARTHVNFRWVLDYSGGNVTDWGGHHPDIAQWGMNTEYTGPVKIRNPKSKWSDHPIWNTATEFYFECIYENGVELIIQSDKDLGVTFKGTEGEVWAGRQKHTVKPESLEDVEIGPDEVNLYKSDNHFRNFIDCVISREEPIAPAEVAHRSISIAHLGNIAMMLNQDLDWDPEKEEFIDNFAANQLLTRWMREPWGSIYRDYKI